Within the Periophthalmus magnuspinnatus isolate fPerMag1 chromosome 7, fPerMag1.2.pri, whole genome shotgun sequence genome, the region atcttgcattgttcaaaaatgccttgaaaaacaattTACGATGAGCAGGGTTCTCTACAGATTTTTTGGTCTGGCCTTCTAACACTTGTCTGTGTAGAGATACAGTGggacaaaaaagtattttgtcagCCTCCAATTGTGCAacttctcccacttaaaaagatgagagaggcctgtaattttcatcatagatcatttcaactatgagagacaaaatgaaaaaaaaaaaaaatccagaaaaatcacattggctgatttttaaagaatttatttgcaaattatggtggaaaataagtattttgtCAATAACAAAAGATCATCTCAATACTAGAGGTCAAACTTTTTGtttaagtctccacaaggttttcacacatcgttgctggtagtttggcccattcctcctgcagatctcctctagagcagtgatgttttggggctgtcgctgagcaacatggactttcaactccctccaaagattttctatggggttgagatctggaggtTGGTTAAGCCACTTCAGGTCCTTGAAAGCgtaccctacaccagaaaaagTTGTATGGAGCACCTTTAGCAAGTCTGTAGTAATTATACTGACAAGTCACTGACCAATCCTACAGCAGTCCCAGATGGAGGGTGACGTCTGCACTGTCACCTTCAGGGGCTTGGATGTACCGCCCCCTACTGGCCCCATCTGGATCCTGGGAGCCAACTTCATTGCGCGCTACTACACAGAGTTTGACCGCCGCAATAACCGGATAGGGTTTGCTACAGCTGTGTGATGCTTTTCTCTTATATTTGCATAAGAGCAGTAGTTCACAAACTTTATACTCCATGTAAGCTTAACACACAAGAGACAATTGACATTCCTAACATCATCAAGTGGTTCAGATCAATGAATAAAATGATTATGACATGTAAAATTCAATAAGAACAATACAGGGGCTGTGTAAGATTTAACAAGGAGTTACACTGTACTTAACCAGAATtaatgcaggactaaagcagttcGAATTTGGAATAGAATCGATCTAAGCAGTGggcaaagctaaaaaaaaataaataaaaaattctaaatCATGACCATGAAAGTGTGAGGATCTCCAATACACCACCAATAGTAACCATATCACAGTTTGCAAACCACTGCACTACCTTTACCATATACAAAGTCAAATGTCCTGCCACATCTGTGTTAATTGATTGCACTGAAAACTGTctacatatttgtatttatgagTGACAAACTCACAGAGTATGAGCGTGTGACTGTGATGGTTGTTATCTAATTCTACATTGACAATCTGTATTCTGACGTAATGAGAATAAACTTGTTTACTGGGATTTGATTTGTTACATGCCAAGCcacaataataatgacattgtttcatttttacCCTTAGTCTGTGTCAAGGTTtagttaaaaacacattgctGTGGCACATTCACTGGCCACAGTATCAGTCACAGAAATATTTGTCATTGTTTGAAATAAATGGAGAGTTTCTTGCAAAACACATGCAGGGCTGTCATGTGCACTGCTCAGGGTAATGTACTgactacagaaaaaaacagagaggCTTTATGTAGCTCTAAATATAGACACAAGGTAGTGTAGACAATCAGGAATAATCTTATAGGGCAGAGTCTACTGTTACTGTATGTTACAGTCAATGTATAACTCTACAATAAACTACAAAATGagtattcaaattaaataacgTACAGCATTTACGTACTTAACggtgaaaatgtataaatatagactgaaatacaaaaaatataactatatttgaattataaagTATATTAGTGGTGATAATTCTAGTTAACAGTTTAACACTCCTGCAACTATTTCTATGTTAACTAACATTAAGAACAAAGCAAttcacatttcattttaaattcataTGGAAATTGAAAGCATATCTGGTTTTCCCAGGTCTGAAGATGTGTCAGATATTCAGAAGGAATTTGCATGtgtcttttaaatgtatttcatcATGTAATGGagtgcaatacaaatatatattcttgcattcattcattttctacAAATTATTATCACTAACAGTTTACATGTTCAAgaacaataattaaaatagcattaagtaaaaatactgttgatcaaagAAAGCAAAGTACTAGCAGCTATATTGTTACTACAAagtactatcactactactgccactgcaGTCCAATTATTtcaaagactgaaatatttcTACATCTTTGATATGTCAAATGTTATTAACAAAAAGATCACAATAAAGtaaatacacttaaaatgtTCTTCCAAAATTGCAGTTAATTAATTTGCTTCTCTGTGGTAGACTGGACGTTCTGTTCAAACAGAATCCAAGCCACAGTAAAAACATCTCACTTTGTAAATCAACATAAATGTACAATCTAACTATAGAAGCCTCCATATTCCCAAACACCATCAGACAGTATAGATACCGCCGTAGTCTAGGGAAATATTTGTCTTCAGCTCAAAAGTTCCTTACATAGATCTCCAGTTGTTAAACATGTTATCACTTTGAGATATCAATTACTTTATATGCCATTATATCTTAATTCTACTATGTACTAGCTGGGTACTCTTGTAGATTGTCATACATCCTATAAATTCTTCATACTTAACATATAAGTTTCATTTGATGTAGCTCCTGTTATTCTGCATAGTATGCTCAATGTGCAGTTTTATTGTCACTTCAGTGAATTAGGTTTAGGGCAGATCAATATGACTGAAATGTCACAAGAGAAATTGGTTAATGGTTTCCTTGATTCATTTTCATACCTAGTCATTTTGTAAAGGAccccctggaatgttccccagaGCTATGTATGTCTGGTCAGAGGATCAAAACCAATATTTTTGTaagtgaaattataaaaataccACTGAAATGTTACTTGGTACCTATCCCTGAGTCTCTGAGGAAAAATGCTTGGGATCCATTGCCATACAAAATGCACCATTTAACTGCATATTGAAGAACAAACCCAGATACagttaaaacacattcacaatATAAAACCATGTTAGATGCCaggtgtaaaagtatttttgattTAGACCTTACTCATATGTACATTTGAGTAAtcagctttttaaaaattacCATTTCCTTTAGAAAATTCTGACAGGACACACCAGAAGACACATTTTCATTAACCAGAACCTTGGTCACGCATACCAGCTCAAGTTATATATTACATATTGTGTGCTTGAGAAAACATTAAGACAAATGGCGTCATGCCTCACGTACCTGGGGATGGATCTCACATGAAACTTGTGGTTAGTGGCTCATTCGGTAGTCTCATTAAGGCCTATGCTGGTCCATAGATATAAGCAAACGGCACATTGTGGacaatagttttaaaataaagGAATGACCTTGAATAAGCTCTAAATTTGCACTCAGACCACCACAAAATGCATACTGGCTCATAGTATCCTAGTGGTTATTTCAATTAAAAATGGTAGTCCAACTCTGATAAATGTAGGTGAAGCCACAGATGCCCTGAGGCTGTAAAGTTTGTGATGTGACACTCAGATCACTTAAGAGCAAAGCACATAATGTTGCATGTAAGCACGTTCACGTAACAAAGCATTGAAAATGACTTCCTGCAGTGACAGACTCAAGGCcatgtgtttttctctctcagTGGAGTCGGAGATcggatatgagaaaaaaaaaaaaccctgtttAAAATAGCTCTGATCTGAGTTGGTgtgtgactctctctctctctctctctctctctctctctctctctctctctctctctctctctctctctctctctttctctctctctttctccctctccccccctttttagttcagttttacaAATAGTCATACACACCCACTGGTCCCATAAAGCACGCTCACCCCAGTGCAATGAGATGTCTAAAAAAACAGAAGGTCTTGGATTCTTAGAGCAGCGTGAAGCAACAACTGCCTCAGACAACCTCTGCAGATGCTTGCTGTGATCTCAACTGAAGAGGGcatcatatttttattagcttttcttttttttcacaaacgTAGGTCAGCATTCTGCACCTTTGGATCGCCTGAGGACAGCCATTGCGTGGCCTACAATCAAAACAATGGACAGTTTCAAGCCTTGATGTCGTTGCATGGGGATGTTGAACTTTTAGGTCATGAACAGAAGTTTCCAGGACCTATCTGACGCTAGTGTATGCTATATGTCTTTGCAATTTGTCCCACAAAACTTtggacttttaaaacatttatggtaaaaaaaaaaaatctaaaataattcCTAACTTATTAGTCATTTATATTAAGACAAGTGTGATGCCCAGGACAGTGTACTTTGTCAAGCAGAAGAGAGGTGGGAGGTCTTTAAAAGGGCCGTCTGTCAGTGCAGAcagttagtcttggtttgaacTCAGTCTTGGTTTGAACTCACTCTGAGCAAGAGGAGCACATCAAGCAATACTTTAAAGAACCGCACCACATGACGAAGTGTCAGATTTACTTAACAGCAAATTCCTTTCTGTGGAGTGGAATTGAATATAGGAAAAGGATCTTTTTGCTTCAATGTGTGTGACAGAGGAGTCTGGTCTTTTCCATTGTCAAACACGTACCAGATGACCATCCTTGTGTCAACCCTGATCCAGAGTAAAGCTAAGGTAAGGGCACAGCTTTTCTACTGTGGACCTCAGTGAAGCATGCAATACAAAATAGAATGCTTGAGTGCAATTTATGAATGTCACAGCTATATTGAGCAGTTTGTTGACCTGCATGCCGACATCATGGAACTGATCAAGAAAAGCAATCATGTGATAGATGACATTTGAATCATGTGCTCCTGCCACATACCAGACACATCAATagttatattaaattaaattaatctaATTATAAGTCATCATCAGTCACTAAATTGACTCCCAATAATAGCCACAGGACACAAATCTTTGAGCTTGGGACCTTTCTCTGTTCACTGTGAGCCATTCTTAGCTCAGTATTAAAACACAATggcacagattttttttccgcCTTTAGAGCCTTGGGAGCTCATTACTGCCCCCAACACTTATTATTGGCATCTGTGCTTACTCCTCCTATATAATGATAGGAGGAGTAAGCAcaaatgttataatgatgttataCATATAATTATGTTATACAATTTCAAGCCCAAAAAAAGACTGGAAAATAATATGAAGAACAGACAGACACCAACATACAAATGCATACGGTGCTTCtgccatttttgtgttttaaggagaataacaacataaataatgttttgttgtttaatatacattttttagtgTCTAGAGCAGACATGAGCAAACTACAGCCCGGGGGCCACaaacggccctttgggcttattaatctggccTGCCAAACAtcaccaaattatattaaaataggtaagggtaaaccatgttcaaagtttttctgctgtgtttatttaactgaaatttaataaattaatgatTAATTTAATtgatgcatttggaaaacaatttgtacaatgagccttgcatattcatgttttgctacatgttacaggccaaatctccaATGTAataaattttagaacccactgtggccTGTGTGTCAAAAAAGTTTACCCACCCCTGGTCTAGGGAGTGACAGATGATTGTGTTAAGTAAAAAGCTGTAAAAgctgtgtttgaaatgtgtttgcTTGTCATTATGTTTTAGTCCAAAATTGTGGGCCATCTGGAGTTGATTTTAGTGCAGAAGTAGCCAAAAGGTGCCTGGTAGCGGCCATCATATTCACCACGGGAGCCTGGTGTGCTCAGACCATGCTTCACAGACAAAAGTATTGACCATAACTGGAACTAATCAAATTCTGAAGCAGGTTCTTCTGAGGTCATGCACATTTACACTTGGACTGTGGTATTGTGACAGAGAAGTGCTGCTGAGCATGTTGGCTAAACTCAAAATCTGATCTTTTATGAGGACCCAGAGGTTTTTGAGAGGCAAAACTCAcaaacagcagagcagaggtAAAGGAATTGTTTTCAATGAAAAGACTGTTTTTATGCTATGAAACAGCTACTGGGTGGTATTAGCAAAATTTGAAGCTTGTGTCATGTTAGCATAGTGCTAAATGATTATTTGAGCAAATATCtaatgtttcatttcatttataatGAACTATTGATTGACTTGAAGTACAAAAGTGGTCTATATATGTTAGCCCTTCTGTCAGAGTGTAGTGATGCTGGCTGCCTCAGTTGCAGgtaaagtgtctgtgtgtgcttgtgttgcTGAGCTTCCCTCTGACGATGACGGAGGTCCCTGGTCCCTGCAGACACTCCATCACACGGGAGCACCTGCTCACACTCCGACATTTGGTAGGTCCCACAGAGACGTGGCTGTATGTCAGCAGCACACACAGCTGATATctcactgttgttttgcagatgGACAACCAGTTAAGAACTGGGTGTTCTATGACGTACACGTTCATAGAGCGAAGAAGTTTGGTAAGGTAACCCTTGTTTTTATGGGTCGTTTCCTCTTGAAACATTTGAATCAAACTTTCCATCTGCTTCATGCATTGTTTCTTACCATTTGTTCTGGTTTCCCACAGAGCAAATGCTGCTTTGTAAAAGCTGCCTTACCGTGGATCTTAGAACTCCTCACTACACAGTTCAAATACGGCAGAGGTTCAGTTAATGATGGCTATGTTCAGTCCCTGAGGGCCCTGATCCTCAACATGTATTCTCAGAAGTGTGTGCCTCAGATTAATGAAGAGGTGGAGGTGAGTCTCCAGTGCTCTTTCCTCAATGCTTAAAAGACAACATTTTCTATGATTGGAAATGTCAAAGAAATATGTGGTGTGAAGGACTGTCCACAAACAGAAGATAAAGCAATATGGTGATTGAAGAGAGTATGTTTTGTGCTGTAGGACAAACCTGAGAGTTTTGAAATGCTCTACAGAAGCGCTCCATCAGAGGCGCTGCAGAGGGCACTAGAGGTGCTGACCCTTTACTGGGAGCTGGTCACAATGAGTGAGGCCCCCATTGACTGGACATGCCAAAATGAATACACAGAGAGTCTGAGCTCTACCACAGAGTTGCCAACAGAGTCCACCACTCAGTACTACACAGGTGGGACTCTTAATCAAAACACACATCTGAATTATGCAGGTCATGTCTGGGGCAACAAGGATAACCGGTCAAATGTTGTTTTCCACAGACAGTCATGGTAGGGACTCCATAAAGGCCTCTCAGAGAAGAGCTGTGCAAGACATGTACAAACTGGTCttcatcatcacctccatctgTGGTGGACTGCTGTTTATAGTGACTCTCTGCTGTCTCATCACACATAAGGTACTGCTACTGTTTGATCCAGTGCATTTACATGAGCTCAGAGAAAGTTACATTCCTGGGCCAGGGCCTGTGTTTTGTGAGCCAGTTGTATTTCTAGTAAATACTGAACATTACAAAGAGAGGAAATGGCCAGACTTTCACATTTCTGTGGTTGTTTGCATCAGCGCACTCAGCGTGTGAATGTTACAGattctcttcttctctgggATTGGCATCGGTGTTACACATGCTATGACTCAGGGCATGGGCCTGGATTTGGCTCAGTATCCACATTACTTTTATATCAAAACCATGAGAATGGATGGCTTAGaatttaaaagatatttttttataaaacggtgtaaataaattacttttattttattctcaattaatataaatgtaacattttgaggTAAACAACATCTAAGTTGAATAACAGGCCAGTAAAAATGCTAAACAGCAATTAGAAACAGAATGATGTTCAAACTTAAGTGGAAGACGATGGACCAGTCCAAGGGAAACATGTTTTACCCTAAAAGACTTCAATCACAGGGCACAACAACTGGACTCACACCAGATCTTAACATGGTTACATCAGCAGCAATTACATTAGGCATTCACTAGAaccacagacagacaaacacatttcattcaGGATTTATCAACACTATTAAGTCACAAATGAGCCAGTTTAATGCTGTTGCTCATGTATCAGTAAATGTATACACGGATAAACAGTTGTTTAATGGACAAAGGTTTTGAGTATGGCTAATGCATCCTGACTAAGTCACATGTCACAAACCCTTCAGCTTCCTCCAATACTGAGCCAAACACAAACTACCACTAAAGCAGCCACAAAACATCTGCATTCTTGGTATTTGTAGTAAACCACACCTATTCCATTtaggaaaaaaacaattaaccaatgttcatttaaaatgtgtaattccGTCTCTGTATATTAAAGGATTGTTTTTTCATAGAACACAATTTTAccttctttcatttattctctGTGTCATGATACAGACTTTCCCCTAACTATCTAGAAATAAGAACTGTACACTACTTGATGAATTTAGATgccagacaaaaaataaatgtgttaacaTCAGACTGGCTCAAAGTTAATCACACCAAAAAGTCCAACTTCTCAGGAGCTTATTAATAGTCTCAGCTTCGTCATGATAAACAAGGCAAAGGAAGGTGGGCCATGTGAAATATTTAACAAGGATTGCCTTTGGACACACATTTGTCTCTTATTCGCTCAAGCTTTACTCAAGCCAGCGATTGTCTCAGTAAAAATACGAATAAATCCTGCGAGTCCAACAAAGGATCCTATAGTTGTCAAGAGTAACAATTGCACAATTTACACAGTTCATCTGCATGCTCGTCTTTACATTAGATTTCACTAGACTTTATATGgtgttatgcattttttacatttaaactggAAGCCAACCCAAAAATGCATGAAACTGGGGAACATACAGCAATTATAGCAAGCGTATCCAGACAAAATGCCTCTACTATTCCATTAACATTTCTAACAAAAGTAGTGCATCAAAAATTGTAACATGTTACTTCACAAATTAGACATCAGAAACACAAATTGACTTTTGCGGTATTTCATCCTagcttgacctttgacctctttcCAGCTCAATAAGAAGTAGGATCAAGCACAGCTTTGTATAAAGGCGCCAgtcaaaacaacataaacatggGGTCTCCACCCAAATGTTAGCTTTGCTCCGGCACCTGCTATACATTATAAAGAGTAGCCTTGGTCAATATTTAGACAACTCAACAGTAATCAGATTATTATAGTAAGATTATTTCAGACATATACTTCAAAAATCAGCCAACTTTAAAGGGTATCTATCAAAGAATAAAGAACACAGTTATCATTCAACCTTAACAGTGAAAGAAGGTTCTTAGTTAATCTCTATATAATGTTtgaaataataaatgttaaaaaatattttatgagGACATAGAAAATAGCAGGCATGAATCTGTACCAGTGAGTAAGCACATGTTTTTggttcctcttcatcctctggaTCTAGACAAGTCTGAGTATGAGAAGGATAAATTGTTGCAAAATGTGTAACAAATGTCTAATTATTCATGTctctttgtgtgttgtttttcagaAATCCCAGATTCATCACAGGtcgagaacacacacagaccttAGGTAGGATTTCGACTGTGTGGTACTACACCTACGGGGCTTTTAATGATACCTGAGCTTGTTTTA harbors:
- the csf1b gene encoding macrophage colony-stimulating factor 1b; protein product: MTILVSTLIQSKAKLQVKCLCVLVLLSFPLTMTEVPGPCRHSITREHLLTLRHLMDNQLRTGCSMTYTFIERRSLSKCCFVKAALPWILELLTTQFKYGRGSVNDGYVQSLRALILNMYSQKCVPQINEEVEDKPESFEMLYRSAPSEALQRALEVLTLYWELVTMSEAPIDWTCQNEYTESLSSTTELPTESTTQYYTDSHGRDSIKASQRRAVQDMYKLVFIITSICGGLLFIVTLCCLITHKKSQIHHRSRTHTDLRDLQGIEMEEQ